The following proteins come from a genomic window of Argonema galeatum A003/A1:
- a CDS encoding cyanophycinase: MALSENSGQLVIIGGAEQKEGESKVLREFVRRAGGTKARIVVMTAATELPREVGEDYIKVFERLGAEQVRILDTVTREDASSSTALEAINNATGVFFTGGNQARITSIIKDTELDTAIHKRFSEGIVVGGTSAGAAVMPDVMIVEGDSETHPRVDAVEMGPGMGYLPGIVIDQHFSQRGRLGRLLSALAQQPAVLGFGIDEDTAVVVQGNEFQVVGSGAVTVVDVAEIIHINVDELLKDEALAICGAKLHILPDGYRFNLKTRKPVLAKTAQKAA; this comes from the coding sequence ATGGCGCTGAGTGAGAACAGTGGGCAGTTGGTCATTATTGGTGGAGCGGAACAGAAAGAGGGAGAAAGCAAGGTGCTTCGGGAATTCGTGCGACGCGCCGGAGGCACCAAAGCCCGAATTGTTGTGATGACAGCCGCAACCGAACTACCCAGAGAAGTGGGAGAAGACTATATCAAAGTATTTGAGCGGTTGGGAGCCGAACAAGTTCGCATCCTTGACACCGTAACTCGTGAAGATGCAAGTTCATCCACTGCCCTAGAAGCTATTAACAATGCCACTGGCGTATTTTTTACCGGAGGAAACCAAGCTCGGATCACCAGTATTATTAAGGACACCGAACTCGATACAGCTATTCACAAACGGTTTTCAGAAGGAATTGTAGTGGGAGGCACCAGTGCGGGAGCAGCTGTGATGCCAGACGTAATGATCGTTGAAGGAGACTCGGAAACGCATCCCCGCGTTGACGCTGTGGAAATGGGGCCAGGTATGGGCTACCTGCCGGGGATAGTAATCGATCAGCATTTCTCACAGCGCGGACGTTTGGGACGTTTACTTTCAGCATTGGCACAGCAGCCAGCCGTTTTGGGATTCGGTATTGATGAAGATACAGCTGTTGTAGTGCAGGGCAACGAGTTTCAAGTGGTGGGATCGGGCGCTGTCACCGTTGTCGATGTAGCAGAGATTATCCATATCAATGTGGACGAACTCTTGAAGGATGAGGCTTTGGCAATTTGCGGAGCCAAGCTGCATATTCTTCCAGATGGATATCGGTTTAATCTAAAAACACGAAAACCCGTCCTCGCTAAAACCGCTCAGAAAGCAGCTTAA
- the rpsO gene encoding 30S ribosomal protein S15: MTLTQERKHEIIDQYQIHETDTGSADVQIAVLTERINRLSEHLKANHKDHASRRGLLKLIGQRKRLLSFVSKENPERYQGLIGRLGIRG; the protein is encoded by the coding sequence ATGACCCTTACGCAAGAGCGAAAGCACGAGATCATTGACCAGTATCAAATCCATGAGACAGATACTGGTTCGGCAGATGTGCAAATTGCCGTACTGACGGAACGCATTAACCGCCTGAGCGAACACCTCAAAGCCAATCACAAAGACCACGCTTCCCGCCGGGGTTTGTTGAAGCTGATTGGTCAACGCAAGCGCCTGCTGTCCTTTGTTTCTAAGGAAAATCCAGAGCGCTATCAAGGGTTGATCGGTCGCCTTGGCATTCGCGGTTAA
- a CDS encoding PAM68 family protein, with translation MASEPQPKSKADNTPKESSQAKERLPFEPKKNAKKPAKNQPVTSVADKKDNKPRSVSKEAMAIPEAVSQRMISRMALFSGIPTFLGIATFIISYFVVSHAWFNLPNPVVVLVSIGFFGLGALGLTYGVLSASWDEETSGSKLGWEQFTTNWGRMTAAWRSSKQKN, from the coding sequence ATGGCTTCGGAACCTCAACCCAAAAGCAAAGCTGACAACACTCCAAAGGAGTCTTCTCAAGCTAAGGAACGCTTACCCTTTGAACCCAAAAAAAATGCCAAAAAGCCAGCTAAAAACCAACCCGTAACGTCCGTTGCGGATAAAAAGGATAATAAACCGCGATCGGTTTCCAAAGAAGCAATGGCCATTCCAGAAGCGGTCAGCCAGCGCATGATCTCGCGGATGGCACTTTTCTCTGGTATTCCCACTTTTTTGGGAATTGCCACGTTTATTATCAGCTACTTCGTAGTTAGTCATGCCTGGTTTAACCTTCCCAACCCGGTAGTTGTCTTGGTTAGCATCGGCTTTTTCGGTCTGGGTGCTTTAGGATTGACCTATGGCGTCCTCTCTGCATCCTGGGATGAAGAAACATCAGGGAGCAAATTAGGGTGGGAACAATTTACCACCAACTGGGGGCGGATGACGGCAGCTTGGCGATCGAGTAAGCAAAAAAATTAA